The following coding sequences lie in one Lolium perenne isolate Kyuss_39 chromosome 2, Kyuss_2.0, whole genome shotgun sequence genomic window:
- the LOC127333780 gene encoding uncharacterized protein, with translation MASSVAAMPRDSAPWRDPSSRPRPFFNVIIPPHRKTFSDNAAPSSSSSSTPAEPTPRRRRIILERWAAAAAAVTAAATPPPADVRRRAREAELSELASATRPVAARAAVFREPSPAPSEASSCAGGPDLPPSGPRASSLIQRWREIEAVGPATPRASGGDAASESDAGSPRGRVGCIVKKLSGAASLPEEDFDAANDDDLSLSQSAPTSPAPLRHAIHSLAVRVKGHHPPKLVVRTVRGRRAREELVARMAHRRKRELAALNDRHVVSRFAHKGRIQSMLRLKLLRQGDTINDEVWNLLRPVRPHPPRCGPEASAMRDGSSKKDRQEANECILQNNRVDEQQNDDISPSVEKSAGLSIENHVNSDCLRNRQYDEKINTEGCQEDCSNLVNSCVHNQEYSKASSFASYDNQRAVYDNQYMDDISPSTTTSTIRELQETPSSRGDTLREEDNQSLNGSWDERALWSSLGWPAPVDSMSPDSWHQDTIGDMENHNQIEFNDRPWIDSPNSWRSLHIATQAEGRDLSGNTDICNLLESKKVSKSLESDFSNKMNHLLRAILQKQRQQHMIDEFGGYYQEHLYWQQNHESRNEDHVASAPCSLEPVSHVAAHPQESWQHSSFEHQHHENQNLLEMEVRVRSEMAQIHHEIYELRKLAESCIASQVKMQHSIKEEVCSALREAGLMPSQPDITAKKGTCCICNQMQVDSLLYRCGHMCTCFNCADQLRSSSGRCPICQSSIDDVVRAHPNF, from the exons ATGGCCTCTTCGGTCGCCGCCATGCCCCGCGACTCCGCACCATGGAGGGACccctcctccaggccgcgcccttTCTTCAACGTCATCATCCCGCCGCACCGCAAAACCTTCTCCGACAacgccgccccctcctcctcctcctcctccacgcccgcCGAGCCCACGCCCAGGCGCCGCCGCATCATCCTCGAGcgctgggccgccgccgccgccgccgtcaccgCGGCCGCCACGCCGCCGCCCGCCGACGTGCGCCGCCGCGCCAGGGAGGCCGAGCTGTCCGAGCTCGCCTCCGCCACGCGCCCCGtcgccgcgcgcgccgccgtcTTCCGCGAGCCCTCGCCCGCGCCGTCGGAGGCCTCGTCCTGCGCTGGCGGGCCGGACCTCCCGCCGTCCGGCCCGCGCGCGTCGTCCCTCATCCAGCGCTGGCGCGAGATCGAGGCCGTCGGCCCCGCCACGCCCCGCGCCTCCGGCGGCGACGCCGCCTCCGAGTCCGACGCCGGCTCCCCGCGCGGCCGCGTCGGCTGCATCGTCAAGAAGCTCAGCGgcgccgcctcgctcccggaggaGGACTTCGACGCCGCCAATGACGACGACCTCTCCCTCTCGCAGTCCGCGCCCACCTCGCCCGCGCCGCTGCGCCACGCCATCCACTCCCTCGCCGTTCGCGTCAAGGGTCACCACCCGCCCAAGCTCGTCGTCCGGACCGTGCGCGGCCGACGCGCCAGGGAGGAGCTTGTCGCCAGGATGGCACATCGCCGGAAGCGCGAGCTCGCCGCGCTCAACGACCGCCACGTCGTCTCCAGGTTCGCCCACAAAGGAAGGATCCAG TCCATGCTTCGTCTGAAGCTGTTGCGTCAGGGAGATACAATCAACGATGAAGTGTGGAATCTACTAAGACCGGTTAGGCCACACCCACCAAGATGTGGACCTGAGGCATCTGCCATGAG AGACGGTAGCAGCAAGAAAGATCGACAAGAAGCAAATGAATGCATTCTGCAAAATAATAG GGTTGATGAACAACAAAATGATGATATAAGTCCATCTGTGGAAAAGTCTGCTGGGTTATCAATTGAGAACCATGTTAATTCTGACTGTCTACGAAACCGACAATATGATGAGAAGATAAACACAGAAGGATGCCAGGAAGATTGTTCAAACTTAGTAAACTCGTGTGTTCACAATCAGGAATATTCTAAAGCTTCAAGCTTTGCAAGCTATGATAATCAGCGTGCTGTCTATGACAATCAGTATATGGATGATATCTCCCCAAGTACCACCACAAGCACAATTCGTGAGCTCCAGGAAACTCCTTCATCAAGAGGTGACACTTTGCGAGAAGAAGACAACCAAAGTCTCAATGGTTCTTGGGACGAGAGAGCATTATGGAGCAGTCTTGGTTGGCCCGCaccagtagattccatgagtccggACAGCTGGCATCAAGACACGATTGGAGATATGGAGAATCATAATCAGATTGAATTTAATGATCGACCTTGGATAGACTCCCCTAACTCATGGAGATCATTGCATATTGCCACACAAGCAGAGGGCCGAGATTTGTCTGGCAATACTGACATTTGTAATCTTCTTGAGAG CAAAAAGGTCTCAAAGTCCCTCGAGagtgattttagcaacaaaatgaaTCATCTCCTGCGAGCAATCCTGCAGAAGCAAAGGCAACAACACATGATTGATGAGTTTGGGGGATACTATCAGGAACACTTATACTGGCAACAAAATCATGAATCCCGGAATGAAGACCATGTTGCATCTGCACCGTGTTCATTAGAACCTGTCTCCCATGTCGCAGCCCACCCCCAAGAGAGTTGGCAGCACTCTTCATTTGAACATCAACATCACGAAAATCAAAATCTGCTT GAAATGGAGGTCAGGGTGAGAAGTGAAATGGCCCAGATTCATCATGAAATATATGAACTACGTAAGTTGGCAGAAAGTTGTATTGCATCCCAAGTAAAGATGCAGCACTCCATTAAAGAGGAGGTGTGCAGTGCACTGCGTGAAGCTG GGCTGATGCCAAGCCAACCTGACATAACAGCCAAGAAAGGCACGTGCTGCATCTGCAATCAGATGCAAGTTGACTCTCTACTTTACAG GTGTGGCCATATGTGCACTTGTTTCAACTGTGCTGATCAGCTGAGATCAAGCAGCGGTAGATGCCCAATCTGTCAATCTTCTATCGACGACGTTGTTCGGGCTCACCCCAATTTTtga